Genomic segment of Malus domestica chromosome 15, GDT2T_hap1:
ACAAGCTGAAAGCACTGTTACCAATGTTGCTGAGTTGGGCATGAAGTTTTCTGCAATCATCTTATGAAATAGGGCTATGGCCTCAAAATAATGTCCATTGTGAGTGTGAGATGAGATCAATGAGTTCCATGTTATAATATCTTTCTGTGTCCTAGAAAAAATTCTCCTTGCAATGGTCAAATAACCAAATTTTCCATACATGTCTATGAGTGTGTTGGCTACTGAGACATTTTCATCCATAGAAACCTTAATTATAAAGCAATGAAGTGATCGGCCAAGATGGATTGCTCCCGTCTGAAAACACGAACAAATCACAGATATCAAGCCATTCGAATCAGCTCCAATGCTTTGATGTTTCATCTTCCTAAACAGTTCTATGCATTTTGTATGCAGTCCCATCTTACCATAGCCATAAAGCATAGTGTAACAAGACTCTTTGTTCTGGTGCTGCATTCCGCTAAAGAGCTTCTCTGCAAGAGTCAACAACTCAAACTTGCAGTACAGGGACAGTAGTTCACTATGAATATTCTGACACAATGCATAATTTTGCCTCATGACTAATCCTAGGAAGGCCTTTCCTTCATTGACATTGGATGAATTTCTAAACCCTGAAAGCACGCAACTGACAACAATTTCATCTGGATATATATCACTATCCTGCATTTCCCGAAACAAACTTAAGCATTCAGTCATTAACCCAGATCTAGCATAAACACCAATAACTGACGTCCAAGATATAACATCTTTATTTTCTACATCACAAAACGAAAGATAAGATTCTTCAGGTGTCCCGCATCTGGAATACATGGACAAAAGCAAAGATTTAACATCTTCAGAACACCCAGTCCCACTTTTCACTACAAAACCATGCAAGCATCTACCTTCTACTAAAGCACCCAGGCCCCCACAAGCTTGAAGCCCAACTTCCAACGTTCTGAAATTTGGCCTCTCACCAATGCCACCAACCCTATGCATCTCACAAAGATACTCCAAACCCTTCTCGCCCTCATCATTCTGCACATACCCAATTATAAGCGCGGTCCAACAAACCACATCTCTCACAGTAATTTCATCAAACGTAAGAGATGCATCCTCCATTCGACCACACTTTGAATACATATACACAAAAGAAGACCCAACTGCCGAATTACCCGCGAAGTTCCCGAGTTTCTTAGCCAACCCATGAACACTGCTACCATGGTCAAGCAACATCAACTCGGAGCACGAGGCAACCACCATCGGAAGAGTAAATTGGTTAGGAGAAAAACCCGAACCCCgcatttggaaaaagaaatcGAGGGCTTTCGAGTAATTGCCATTTGAGAAATGGGTTTTGATTATGGAGTTCCAAAGAAAGGTATCTTTGGGAGAAACTGAAGCAAATAATTTGGTGGAGAACGTGGGTTTGGAGAGAGACGCATAGAGAGAGATGAGCTTTGCGGCAATGAAGATGTTGTTTGAGTTTCCAGACGATACAATGAGAGCGTGGGACTGAGAGAGATGCCGCAAAGTTGGAAGTTGGTCAGACAGGAAAGAATCGAGATGGCGGTTGAGGTAgttagaagaagagaaagaacaaAATGGACGAGAGAAGGAAGGAAGGCGTTCGAACAAGTAGAGGGGTTTATGTCTGAGCATGAACATGGGATTGTCTAACGGTTTCTTGGGTCTTGGCCTCTTATTTATCAAAATGTTATTCTTACAATCTATTTTGTTTGTATCATCTATCTAATAGAGATGGTATGGTACCATGTGCGTTCGTGGGCCATATTACTATTAACTGGATAATACAAATAAATGGTAAGTCTAACAtttgttgcgagttatatattagttagaatgtaaatagtagtttattgtcccataTTGGTAAAGTACATATATAATACTAATtataactcctatatataccccACTTtgaagattaatgaatatattagaaattctcaaatattgtcatatatatatttttggtatttaccatgtttagtttaatattggtatttaccatgtttagttctaTATAGCATCAGAGCAGTTCGCTCTTGGTGacctgtgtgctttaattttgtgcccacatttttcgtgatttccttcatgaaagaaaaaaaaaatgaatagtgTCGCGCAACAATACAGTGAGTGAACAGTGGTCCTCTACAGTGCCATGAATAGTGCTCTGCTACAATGCCATGAACAGTCTCTGCTACAGTATTctggtaaattattttcattccGCTGTGTATCTTTTATGCCTTTATTGTTCGTGATTTTGTTCAATTgctcaatataatcatagtgttgttatgcatcttggtggaacaaataaatggataattgatactggggccactgatcatgtgactagtgaccctagagtgtttgatgagttatgtgactatgttcgtgatccgtatgttactagtgcaaatggagcacattcccctgtgaagggtgaagacactatctctctgactccaaccttatcattggtccgtgctttacttgttcctaatcttaagtgcaatcttttgtcagtaggaaaacttcttgataccttatattgttctgctcacttctaccctacatattgttattttcaagatattCAAACTTAGAAGATAATTGGTCATGGTAAAAGAATAGGGGGTTTGTGCATCTTGACTATAGAGGATACTGTTGTTTCtggttcaaataatcatcaagttttaagtgctaaagtggatgacagacatcaaatttggttgtggcatcgacgattgggacatccatcattcagttatatgaaacatctatttccttctttgtttcgcacttgtagtgattcggagttcaagtgtgaaacatgtgccatggctaagagtcatcgtgcttcctttcccgtaagtgattctaaagctactttgccatttgatttgatacattctaATGTGTGGGGTCCGGCgaaagttacttctaatggacttcgttggtttgttacttttattgatgattgtactcggttaacttgggtgttcttgatgaagaataaaagtgatgttccgttacttcttcaagaattttgtacaatggtgtctactcagtttcagaccacagttaaggtcttcaggtctgataacgggggagaatatgtgaatcacatTTTGTCATGTTTTTTTTCGTGATCATGATATTATTCACCAGACGACTACTCcgtttacaccccaacaaaatggtgtgtccgaacggaagaatcgtcaaataatggaagttgctcgctccttgatgttggataaatgtgttcctaatcatttgtggggtcatgctattttggctgctgtgtatttgatcaatcgtgttccaagtagggttcttgattttcagacaccgttcgatgtgctacaaaaacatgtttctcttggttctgtatcaaagcttcctccgaaagtgtttgggtgtattgcgtatgtgcatgtctactctcatcagcggagtaaacttgatgcatgtgctctCCGGTGTGTCTTTATTGGGTATACTAACAATCAGAAaggctataagtgttatcatcctccaactcaaaaaacttatattaccatggatgtcacaTTCCATGAGAAAGTTTCATATTTTGTGAAGCCCTCTTCCGACTCTCCACTTCAGGGGGAGAGGGGGAGTGAAATGCAGATTCGAAGATatggtatggatgatgtgttacaggCAGAGTTGGGAACATAACATATTATGTTGCGTGATACTGATCAGTCGACTATAGATAGTGATCGGTCACCTGTTATTCCCGGAACTATTTCTACTGACGATAGATCAGATGTGCCCAGCGAGTTGCTTGTTAGTATGTCTGACGAATTACCTTCTAATGATCGGTTGCCTGCTGCTGATATATCTAATGAGTTGCCTGATGATGGTTCGTCtagtgatgattcttctaacagtttggtaca
This window contains:
- the LOC103444941 gene encoding pentatricopeptide repeat-containing protein At4g39952, mitochondrial, with the protein product MFMLRHKPLYLFERLPSFSRPFCSFSSSNYLNRHLDSFLSDQLPTLRHLSQSHALIVSSGNSNNIFIAAKLISLYASLSKPTFSTKLFASVSPKDTFLWNSIIKTHFSNGNYSKALDFFFQMRGSGFSPNQFTLPMVVASCSELMLLDHGSSVHGLAKKLGNFAGNSAVGSSFVYMYSKCGRMEDASLTFDEITVRDVVCWTALIIGYVQNDEGEKGLEYLCEMHRVGGIGERPNFRTLEVGLQACGGLGALVEGRCLHGFVVKSGTGCSEDVKSLLLSMYSRCGTPEESYLSFCDVENKDVISWTSVIGVYARSGLMTECLSLFREMQDSDIYPDEIVVSCVLSGFRNSSNVNEGKAFLGLVMRQNYALCQNIHSELLSLYCKFELLTLAEKLFSGMQHQNKESCYTMLYGYGKMGLHTKCIELFRKMKHQSIGADSNGLISVICSCFQTGAIHLGRSLHCFIIKVSMDENVSVANTLIDMYGKFGYLTIARRIFSRTQKDIITWNSLISSHTHNGHYFEAIALFHKMIAENFMPNSATLVTVLSACSHLASLEEGKKVHCYIKERHLEINLSLATALVDMYAKCGQLEKSRELFNSMEDRDVISWNVMISGYATHGHEESAIKLFHEMEDLNVKPNELTFLALLSACNHSGLVEEGKYLFLRMQDLSLQPHLKHYACMVGILGRSGKLQEAEDLVLSMPISPDGGVWGSLLGACKIHNEIELGVRVARHAIKSDPENDGHYIMLSNLYSSIGKWEAAINVRKMMEDKSIGKTKGWSVV